Proteins encoded in a region of the Ptychodera flava strain L36383 chromosome 4, AS_Pfla_20210202, whole genome shotgun sequence genome:
- the LOC139130673 gene encoding uncharacterized protein isoform X2, producing MALNSVLPEDNGIRISMHDLPLNIPDQVVANFLDAYCDRVQPVVKCTVTDPEDGGSYFNGNRYCLVASVKVPIPNFAQLKYIENGQQRIYNFRIFYSGQDRECSICRECGHKPVDCPKKPPLTCFICKEVGHRSQECKKQKLCYKCNQTGHIARFCPQVDIELVDRFVESFSMKAREAQDMIEKAMNRSMSPSPQRVITTQAEVHSVRDSQQATESVSQATNTNTQRKEFIY from the coding sequence ATGGCATTGAACTCTGTACTACCTGAGGACAATGGCATTAGAATATCAATGCATGATCTTCCATTAAATATTCCTGATcaagtcgtggcaaatttcttaGATGCTTATTGTGACAGAGTGCAGCCAGTCGTCAAGTGTACGGTCACCGACCCTGAAGACGGCGGGTCATATTTCAACGGAAACAGATATTGTCTTGTGGCCAGTGTCAAAGTACCTATCCCGAACTTTGCTCAACTAAAGTACATTGAAAATGGACAACAACGAATCTATAATTTCAGAATTTTCTACTCGGGACAAGACAGAGAGTGCTCTATATGCCGAGAATGCGGTCACAAACCAGTAGATTGTCCGAAAAAGCCACCGCTGACGTGTTTCATCTGTAAGGAAGTCGGTCACCGAAGTCAAGAGTGCAAGAAGCAGAAGCTTTGCTACAAGTGTAACCAAACAGGCCATATAGCCAGATTTTGCCCTCAAGTTGACATTGAGTTAGTCGACCGCTTCGTTGAATCTTTTTCAATGAAAGCAAGAGAAGCGCAAGACATGATCGAGAAGGCCATGAATAGAAGTATGTCTCCATCACCGCAGAGGGTTATCACGACGCAAGCTGAAGTACACTCGGTTCGAGACTCGCAACAGGCAACGGAATCGGTATCACAAGCAACAAATACGAACACTCAACGTAAAGAG
- the LOC139130669 gene encoding lysosome membrane protein 2-like isoform X1 codes for MVSTGAKFGIATAAGLILTAVGLALIPLFNLFIHNTIGKELIISNTSYIYDSWKAPSDPVYMQFWFWDLQNEYEVVNEGAIPMVVEKGPYTYREYREKVGITWNDNDTVSFRQVTTYKFEANMSVGLENDTILTVNIPFVTVVNMVRTLPGFLQKIVDFLAEVMDEKLFKTLTVKELLWGYEDPIFRLVYNLTGSQFIPSPYFGLFQGQNNSDDGEYTVFTGEKDTTKLNIIDRWKGETKLPYWSDEYANMINGTDATLNPPFSSPYDDHYVFVSAACRSLPGKYDDQPLSVRGISVDRFGAPSDVFANVTDNPANAGFCTPDVEHCLPSGFLDVSNCQQGAPVVLSFPHYLYVDPDYVLPFMNPTKEEHETYVDAHRLTGVTMRAEKRMQINLHVQPDDYFTELRKIHEVYYPVVWQNESYEIDEDDADKFKSKVVTPVMITSIVQWTVLGLGIIILVVVLIVVLVRAKKKLKRYETLECEESEPEAEPEADDRVNSQEESDDRPTDTLDQRHDTQALKQEQTQIN; via the exons ATGGTGTCAACTGGAGCCAAATTTGGTATAGCGACAGCAGCCGGGCTTATACTAACAGCAGTTGGGTTAGCTTTAATTCCATTGTTTAATCTGTTCATACATAATACCATTGGAAAG GAGTTGATTATATCAAACACATCATACATATATGACAGTTGGAAAGCGCCAAGTGATCCTGTATACATGCAGTTTTGGTTTTGGGATCTTCAGAACGAATATGAAGTCGTTAATGAGGGCGCCATACCAATGGTTGTCGAAAAAGGGCCTTACACCTACAG AGAATACCGTGAGAAGGTCGGTATAACTTGGAATGACAATGATACCGTGTCATTTAGACAAGTAACGACTTATAAGTTTGAAGCTAACATGTCTGTTGGActtgaaaatgacaccattctAACAGTAAATATCCCATTTGTG ACGGTTGTGAACATGGTAAGAACATTGCCTGGGTTTCTTCAGAAGATTGTTGATTTTCTTGCCGAAGTCATGGACGAGAAATTATTCAAAACACTGACAGTCAAGGAGTTGCTATGGGGATACGAAGATCCAATATTTCGTTTGGTCTACAACTTGACAGGATCCCAGTTTATACCCAGTCCTTATTTTGGTCTATTTCAAGGG CAAAATAATAGTGATGATGGTGAATATACAGTTTTTACCGGTGAAAAggatacaacaaaattgaacatCATCGACAGATGGAAAGGAGAAACCAAACTACCTTACTGGTCTGATGAATATGCTAATATGATCAACGGCACTG acgcAACTTTGAATCCCCCCTTTTCATCTCCATATGATGATCATTATGTGTTCGTCTCTGCTGCATGTAG ATCGTTACCCGGAAAATATGACGACCAGCCCCTCAGTGTTCGAGGAATTTCTGTAGATCGCTTCGGTGCTCCATCCGATGTGTTTGCAAACGTCACTGATAACCCAGCAAATGCTGGATTTTGTACCCCGGATGTAGAACACTGTCTACCTTCAGGTTTTCTCGATGTCAGTAATTGCCAACAAG GTGCACCGGTGGTTCTATCTTTCCCTCATTATCTGTATGTGGACCCAGACTACGTTTTGCCCTTCATGAATCCTACTAAGGAGGAACATGAAACCTACGTGGATGCCCACAGG TTAACAGGCGTGACAATGAGGGCAGAAAAACGAATGCAAATTAACCTTCACGTTCAGCCAGACGATTACTTTAC AGAACTGCGTAAGATACATGAAGTATATTACCCGGTCGTTTGGCAGAATGAG TCCTACGAAATCGACGAAGATGATGCAGATAAGTTCAAATCCAAAGTGGTAACACCTGTGATGATTACAAGTATTGTTCAATGGACAGTGCTTGGTCTAGGAATAATCATACTGGTCGTCGTCTTGATAGTAGTTTTAGTCAGAGCAAAAAAGAAG TTGAAACGCTATGAAACATTGGAATGTGAAGAGAGTGAACCAGAAGCAGAACCAGAAGCAGACGACAGGGTAAACTCACAGGAGGAAAGTGATGACAGGCCAACAGACACCTTAGATCAACGTCATGATACACAAGCCTTGAAACAGGAACAGACACAAATCAATTGA
- the LOC139130669 gene encoding lysosome membrane protein 2-like isoform X2 — MQFWFWDLQNEYEVVNEGAIPMVVEKGPYTYREYREKVGITWNDNDTVSFRQVTTYKFEANMSVGLENDTILTVNIPFVTVVNMVRTLPGFLQKIVDFLAEVMDEKLFKTLTVKELLWGYEDPIFRLVYNLTGSQFIPSPYFGLFQGQNNSDDGEYTVFTGEKDTTKLNIIDRWKGETKLPYWSDEYANMINGTDATLNPPFSSPYDDHYVFVSAACRSLPGKYDDQPLSVRGISVDRFGAPSDVFANVTDNPANAGFCTPDVEHCLPSGFLDVSNCQQGAPVVLSFPHYLYVDPDYVLPFMNPTKEEHETYVDAHRLTGVTMRAEKRMQINLHVQPDDYFTELRKIHEVYYPVVWQNESYEIDEDDADKFKSKVVTPVMITSIVQWTVLGLGIIILVVVLIVVLVRAKKKLKRYETLECEESEPEAEPEADDRVNSQEESDDRPTDTLDQRHDTQALKQEQTQIN; from the exons ATGCAGTTTTGGTTTTGGGATCTTCAGAACGAATATGAAGTCGTTAATGAGGGCGCCATACCAATGGTTGTCGAAAAAGGGCCTTACACCTACAG AGAATACCGTGAGAAGGTCGGTATAACTTGGAATGACAATGATACCGTGTCATTTAGACAAGTAACGACTTATAAGTTTGAAGCTAACATGTCTGTTGGActtgaaaatgacaccattctAACAGTAAATATCCCATTTGTG ACGGTTGTGAACATGGTAAGAACATTGCCTGGGTTTCTTCAGAAGATTGTTGATTTTCTTGCCGAAGTCATGGACGAGAAATTATTCAAAACACTGACAGTCAAGGAGTTGCTATGGGGATACGAAGATCCAATATTTCGTTTGGTCTACAACTTGACAGGATCCCAGTTTATACCCAGTCCTTATTTTGGTCTATTTCAAGGG CAAAATAATAGTGATGATGGTGAATATACAGTTTTTACCGGTGAAAAggatacaacaaaattgaacatCATCGACAGATGGAAAGGAGAAACCAAACTACCTTACTGGTCTGATGAATATGCTAATATGATCAACGGCACTG acgcAACTTTGAATCCCCCCTTTTCATCTCCATATGATGATCATTATGTGTTCGTCTCTGCTGCATGTAG ATCGTTACCCGGAAAATATGACGACCAGCCCCTCAGTGTTCGAGGAATTTCTGTAGATCGCTTCGGTGCTCCATCCGATGTGTTTGCAAACGTCACTGATAACCCAGCAAATGCTGGATTTTGTACCCCGGATGTAGAACACTGTCTACCTTCAGGTTTTCTCGATGTCAGTAATTGCCAACAAG GTGCACCGGTGGTTCTATCTTTCCCTCATTATCTGTATGTGGACCCAGACTACGTTTTGCCCTTCATGAATCCTACTAAGGAGGAACATGAAACCTACGTGGATGCCCACAGG TTAACAGGCGTGACAATGAGGGCAGAAAAACGAATGCAAATTAACCTTCACGTTCAGCCAGACGATTACTTTAC AGAACTGCGTAAGATACATGAAGTATATTACCCGGTCGTTTGGCAGAATGAG TCCTACGAAATCGACGAAGATGATGCAGATAAGTTCAAATCCAAAGTGGTAACACCTGTGATGATTACAAGTATTGTTCAATGGACAGTGCTTGGTCTAGGAATAATCATACTGGTCGTCGTCTTGATAGTAGTTTTAGTCAGAGCAAAAAAGAAG TTGAAACGCTATGAAACATTGGAATGTGAAGAGAGTGAACCAGAAGCAGAACCAGAAGCAGACGACAGGGTAAACTCACAGGAGGAAAGTGATGACAGGCCAACAGACACCTTAGATCAACGTCATGATACACAAGCCTTGAAACAGGAACAGACACAAATCAATTGA
- the LOC139130670 gene encoding platelet glycoprotein 4-like, whose protein sequence is MASGVVKLSVVGIIILALGIACIPTFHFVMHTIVSQKLTLSNTSFVYKTWANAANSSAHVYLQVWVWDLQNKHEVLNGAQPYLMEKGPYTYRESQVKHNITFNDNGTVSYAPVTKYVFIPEMSIGPESDTYTGLNAPLVIIANLLRTMPSLVQELGDIIAELTKDTNLFLTLSIRDIIWGYNDPIFELIYELTGTSLVPGPQFGILAGKNNTGWQTFSVFTGETDISKLNIINRWNGQIELTYWTTSYANMINGTDASLNPPFAGLNDPHYVYTAVVCRSLGAQYEKLSTVKGIRSNKFHIPERAFANISVEPDNVGFCTPDKHHCLPNGLLNISNCQHGSPAVLSFPHFLYADPSVILPGMRPTKDEHETFITIHQLTGVTMQAAKRMQINMHVKADKYFRQLSAVREVYFPMIWLNESFIIADKDANTFKSTVETPVMILQVVQYSLIGIGVLILIVAVISYIRKRSRTKVKRESPSKQQEGQRQSTSQGQEDQENEYTPLIN, encoded by the exons AAACTAACACTTTCGAACACGTCATTTGTGTATAAGACGTGGGCCAATGCGGCGAATAGTAGTGCACATGTTTACCTTCAAGTATGGGTTTGGGATTTACAAAATAAGCACGAAGTACTCAACGGAGCTCAACCTTATCTCATGGAAAAAGGACCATATACATACAG AGAATCTCAAGtgaaacacaacataacattCAATGATAATGGTACGGTATCATATGCACCGGTGACAAAGTATGTATTTATACCAGAGATGTCGATTGGACCAGAAAGTGACACTTATACGGGACTCAACGCACCGCTTGTG ATAATTGCTAATCTGTTACGAACTATGCCTTCACTAGTTCAGGAACTCGGTGACATCATCGCAGAACTCACAAAAGATACGAACCTTTTCCTGACCTTGAGCATCCGGGACATTATCTGGGGATACAACGATCCAATATTTGAATTGATATATGAGCTGACTGGAACTTCACTTGTACCGGGACCACAATTTGGAATCTTAGCTGGA AAAAACAACACCGGCTGGCAAACGTTTTCAGTCTTCACGGGTGAAACTGACATTTCTAAATTGAATATTATCAACAGATGGAATGGTCAGATAGAGCTTACGTACTGGACGACGAGTTATGCAAATATGATCAATGGAACAG ATGCTTCATTAAACCCACCATTTGCAGGGCTGAATGACCCCCACTATGTGTACACAGCTGTTGTATGCAG GTCCCTGGGGGcacaatatgaaaaattatcTACTGTGAAAGGCATTCGTTCCAACAAGTTTCATATCCCAGAAAGAGCATTTGCTAACATTTCTGTAGAACCCGACAATGTTGGTTTCTGTACACCAGACAAACACCACTGTCTTCCCAATGGACTGCTGAATATTAGTAATTGTCAGCATG GATCACCAGCTGTGTTGTCGTTCCCTCACTTTTTGTACGCTGACCCGAGTGTAATTCTACCTGGAATGCGTCCAACGAAAGATGAACATGAGACCTTCATCACTATTCATCAG TTGACTGGTGTTACTATGCAGGCTGCAAAACGTATGCAAATCAATATGCACGTCAAAGCAGACAAATATTTTAG ACAGCTTTCTGCAGTTCGGGAAGTCTATTTTCCCATGATCTGGCTAAATGAG AGTTTTATCATTGCTGATAAGGACGCGAACACGTTTAAATCTACCGTTGAAACTCCCGTGATGATTCTACAGGTAGTACAATATTCGCTGATTGGTATCGGCGTGTTGATTTTAATAGTTGCCGTCATATCGTACATCAGAAAGCGATCAAGAACCAAGGTGAAG AGAGAAAGCCCGAGTAAACAGCAGGAAGGTCAAAGGCAATCGACATCCCAAGGTCAAGAAGATCAAGAGAATGAATATACACCATTGATTAACTAG